Part of the Microbacterium immunditiarum genome is shown below.
TGCGCCGCGTCCTCGACGATCGCGAGACCCGCCTCGTCGGCGATGTCGACGATGGGCGCCATGTCGGCGGATTGCCCGTACAGGTGGACGGGCATGATCACACGCGTGCGGTCGGTGAGCTGCGCGCGCACCGACTCCGGGTCGAGGCAGAAGTCGTCGACCCGGATGTCGCCGAACCGCACCGTCGCGCCCGCTTCCAGGATCGCGTTGAGCGTCGCGATGAACGTGAAGGGCGTCGTGATGACCTCGTCGCCGGGCCTGAGATCCAGCGCCTGGACCGCCGCGACGAGGGCGGTGGTGCCGTTGTTCACTGCGACGGCGTGCTTCGTTTCGACAAGCGAGGCGAACGCCGACTCGAACTCGGCGACGACCGGACCCTGGGCGACGACGCCGGAGCGTACGACCTGCAAGACGCGCTCTTCGACGGCAGGCCCGAGGACCACGGTGGAGATGGGGATCACGTGACTTCCTTCAGCCGGATCTGTGTGGGGGACGAGCACACGTCCAGGAGAGAAGCCTACCGGCGGTGTCGCACGGCACCGGCGGCCACGGTGTGCGATCACCGGACGCTCGGGGAACCTCGGCTATCATGAGTGGGCTCGCCGCCGGACGGCGCGCGTTCCCAGACCACACTTCGTCGTGGTTTCCGCATGCGAACCGCTTAGGTCACCGTGACTGAGCCGGCAGAGAACCACTTGGAGTCATGACCTCGAACCGGATCCATCCGTCCGCCGTCATCAGCGACGCCGTCGAACTCGGCGCGGGTGTGACCGTGGGACCGAACGCCGTCATCCTCGGACCCGCCGAGATTGCCGACCGCGTCTGGATCGGTCCCGGCGTCGTGATAGGAACGCCGCCCGAGATCGCGGACCGCGTACAGAACGCAGCGTGGACCGGCGAAGTGATGCACACCGGTGTCCGAATCGGCGAGGGCACCGTCATCCGTGAACTGACGACCATCCACCAGGGAAGCCACCGCACGACGACGATCGGCTCGAACTGCTGGATCCTCAATTCGTCGTACGTGGCCCACGACTGCCTCATCGGCGACGGCGTGACGATCTCGGCCGGCACTCGGCTCGGCGGCCACGTCATCGTCGGCGATATCGCGAATCTCGGGATGTCGGTGGTCGTCCACCAGCACCGCGTCATCGGGGCCGGCGCCATGGTCGGGATGGGAACGCCCATCACGAGAGACGTCCCGCCCTTCACGAAGGCGTACGGGAACCCGCCCCGACTGCACGGCGTCAACGAATACGCCCTGCGCCGACTGTCGTACGACGACGAGACGATCGACCGCGTCCGCGACTCGCTCCTGGCAGCCGACCCCTCCGTCCTCGCAGGCGGGCTGGCGGCGGCTCCCGTGCGCGAGTGGCTCGAGCTCGCCCAGCGCGAAGCGCTGACGGTGATGGGAGTCGAGGAGTGACCTTCGAAGAGCCGACCGAGCCGACGACGGCGCCAGCCCGCAAGAGCGGGCGCGCGGTCGTCATCAACGTGCTCCGGTGGATCCTCATCGCCCTCGTCGTGGCGGCCGCCGTGTGGCAGCTCTGGGTCAACTGGGAGGCCGTCGCCTTCACGATCGGCGATCTTCAGTGGCATCGCACGACGCTGTCCTTCATCGCCGTGATCGTCGGCATGGCGTGCGCGACCTTGAGCTGGCAGGTGCTCCTCGACGACCTCGGCAAGCCCATCGGCTTCGGCCGCGGCGCGCAGATCTTCCTCGTCGGCCAGCTCGGCAAGTACCTCCCCGGGTCGATCTGGGCGTACGTCCTCCAGATCGAGCTCGGCAACAAGGCGGGGCTCGCCCGCGCCCGCACGTTCGCCGCGACGCTCTTCTCGGTCGTCATCGCGGTCTTCGCGGCGCTGGTGTGCGGCTCGGTGGCGATCCCCTCGCTCATGGCGAGCGATCCGCGGCTCTCGTGGCTGCCGTGGCTGTACATCGTCCTTCCGTTCGCGGCGATCCTGCTGTGGCCGCCGGTCCTCACCGCGATCGTCCGGATCGGATTCAGGATCCTCCGTCGCCCGCGGCCCGACCACCCCGTGACGCTCTCGGTCGTAGCGAAGTCGCTCGGCCTCGCCATCGGGTCTTACCTCGCCTTCGGCACGCACCTCTGGCTGCTCGCCGACACGCGGCAGGGCCTGACCATCAACCCGTGGGCGCTGTGCGTCGGCACGATGGCGGTCGCGATGCTCGCGGGCCTCGCGTTCTTCCTGCTCCCGAGCGGCGTCGGCGCGCGCGAGCTCGTCATCATCGCCGCCCTGACGCCGATCGTCGGCGTCGGCCCCGCGACGGCCTACGCCGCCGTCTCCCGCGTCATGTTCATCCTCGCCGACCTACTCACCGCGGGCACCGCCGCGGGTATGGCCGTCATCGCACGCCGCCGGCTCGGCCCGTACACCGGCGACCCCGACCCCGGCCCCGCCGCCGTCTGATCCCGAGGAGCACATCTGTGACCACCGTCGTCGTGGGGGCCGGCATCGTCGGCCTGGCTGTGGCTCGCGCGCTGGCACGGTCCGGCGAGCACGTCATCGTCATCGAGAAGGAGGCCGGCGTCGCCCGACACCAGACGGGCCGCAACTCCGGCGTCATCCACTCCGGCCTCTACTACACGCCCGGGTCGTTCAAGGCCCGCATGTGCGTGGCCGGCGGGGCGTCGATGAAGCAGTACGCCGCCGAGCACGGCATCGCCCACGAGATCACGGGCAAGCTGGTCGTCGCGACGCATGAGGCGCAGCTCGAGAAGCTCGCCGTCCTCGAGCAGCGGGCGATCGCGAACGGCGTTCCCGCGCGGCGGATCACGAGCGACGAGGCGCACAAGTACGAGCCGGGTGTGCGCTGCGTCGCGGCGCTCCGCGTCGAGTCGACCGGAATCATCGATTACACGGGTGTGTGCCTCGCCCTCGCCAACGAGATCACGGCGGCGGGTGGAGAGCTGCGGTTCTCGACGAAGCTCCTGCGCGCGGCATCCGGCGACGACGGCGTCGTGGTGGAGGCGGATGCCGGGCCGGTCCGCGCCGACTACCTGATCAACTGCGCCGGGCTACACAGCGACACCGTCGCGAAGCTGTGCGGCGTCGAGCCGGATGTGCGCATCATCCCGTTCCGCGGCGAGTACTACACTGTCGCTCCCCCGAGCGCCGACCTCGTGCGCGGGCTCATCTACCCGGTCCCCGATCCGCGCTTCCCGTTCCTCGGCGTGCATCTCACCAAGATGGTCGACGGCTCGATCCACGCCGGCCCGAACGCCGTGTTCGCTTTCGCGCGCGAGGGCTACCGCTGGCGCGACATCAACGTCGCGGACCTGTGGCGGTCGGCTACGTGGCCGGGCCTCTGGCGCCTCGGGGCGAAGTACGCCGGCACGGCCTATGGCGAGGCCCGCCGCTCGTTGTCGCGGGCGGAGTTCGCCCGCAGTCTGTCCGAGCTTGTGCCCGGGATCACCGCCGCGGATCTCGTGCCAGCGAAGTCAGGTGTGCGGGCGCAGGCGATGCGCCGCGACGGGTCGCTCGTCGACGACTTCGAGTTTCAACGCGGGCCGCGGCAGTTCCACGTGCTCAACGCGCCATCGCCTGCGGCGACGGCCGCATTGGAGATCGCCGACATGGTGCTCGCCGAAGCCAGGAAGGGTGTCGCATGACCGCCGCCGTCACCGAGGTCCGCGACGAGAGCACGGACGAGCCGGCCGAGTCCCCCGCAGGGTCCCAGGCCGCGAGTCGCCGTCGCTGGCTGCCGCCGGCCGCGATGCTGCTCGTCACGTTTATCGGCTCCCTCCTCCCCCTGATCCGCAAGCCCGGGTTCTACTTCTGGGACGACACCGCCGGCGTCGCCGTCGGCGTGTGGCAGCGCATCGCCCAGGACGTCCTGAGCGGCCAGAGCCCGTTCCTGCAGACCGACATGTGGCGCGGCGGCGATTTCATCGCCGAAGCCGCGACGGGCATGTGGAACCCGGTGATGCTGGGCCTCATGATCGGCACCTACCCGATTGACGACGTAGGCGCGGCCATCACCGTGGCGAAGATTTTGCTC
Proteins encoded:
- a CDS encoding acyl-ACP--UDP-N- acetylglucosamine O-acyltransferase; the encoded protein is MTSNRIHPSAVISDAVELGAGVTVGPNAVILGPAEIADRVWIGPGVVIGTPPEIADRVQNAAWTGEVMHTGVRIGEGTVIRELTTIHQGSHRTTTIGSNCWILNSSYVAHDCLIGDGVTISAGTRLGGHVIVGDIANLGMSVVVHQHRVIGAGAMVGMGTPITRDVPPFTKAYGNPPRLHGVNEYALRRLSYDDETIDRVRDSLLAADPSVLAGGLAAAPVREWLELAQREALTVMGVEE
- a CDS encoding lysylphosphatidylglycerol synthase domain-containing protein — its product is MTFEEPTEPTTAPARKSGRAVVINVLRWILIALVVAAAVWQLWVNWEAVAFTIGDLQWHRTTLSFIAVIVGMACATLSWQVLLDDLGKPIGFGRGAQIFLVGQLGKYLPGSIWAYVLQIELGNKAGLARARTFAATLFSVVIAVFAALVCGSVAIPSLMASDPRLSWLPWLYIVLPFAAILLWPPVLTAIVRIGFRILRRPRPDHPVTLSVVAKSLGLAIGSYLAFGTHLWLLADTRQGLTINPWALCVGTMAVAMLAGLAFFLLPSGVGARELVIIAALTPIVGVGPATAYAAVSRVMFILADLLTAGTAAGMAVIARRRLGPYTGDPDPGPAAV
- the lhgO gene encoding L-2-hydroxyglutarate oxidase, whose product is MTTVVVGAGIVGLAVARALARSGEHVIVIEKEAGVARHQTGRNSGVIHSGLYYTPGSFKARMCVAGGASMKQYAAEHGIAHEITGKLVVATHEAQLEKLAVLEQRAIANGVPARRITSDEAHKYEPGVRCVAALRVESTGIIDYTGVCLALANEITAAGGELRFSTKLLRAASGDDGVVVEADAGPVRADYLINCAGLHSDTVAKLCGVEPDVRIIPFRGEYYTVAPPSADLVRGLIYPVPDPRFPFLGVHLTKMVDGSIHAGPNAVFAFAREGYRWRDINVADLWRSATWPGLWRLGAKYAGTAYGEARRSLSRAEFARSLSELVPGITAADLVPAKSGVRAQAMRRDGSLVDDFEFQRGPRQFHVLNAPSPAATAALEIADMVLAEARKGVA